The window TCGAGCTGATCTCCCAGCGTTACGAACGCGGCTCCACCTTGATCACCAGCAACCTGCCCTTCGACGAATGGACCGAAACCTTCGGATCCGAGCGTCTCACAGGCGCGCTCCTCGATCGCCTGACCCATCACGTCAGCATCCTCGAGATGAACGGCGAAAGCTATCGCCTCGCTCACAGCCGGGCCCGCAAGGCCAAAATCAGACCCTGAAAAGCAAGCCAATGCCGGGGGGAGTGGCCCTCGGGCTACGCCCTCACGCCACTCCCCCCGGCGTGTAACACGATGGCCTGGTTTTACGCCGCCCCATGGCCGACTTTTGCTCCGCCGTTGACACCATCGTGAAACTTATCCATGCCCTACTTGCGTCTACCGTTACCATTGCGCCTGTGAACGCTCTGGCCCAGGCCGAAGCCACCGATCTTGGCAGTTCGACGCAGGAGGCCGCACCTGCAGCCGAAATCGTTGTGACTGGATCGCGCGCGATCACCAATGGCGAACAGGCCCCAACCCCTGTGACGGTCCTGAGCAGCCAGCAATTGCGCAACACCGCGCCGAACCTGGCCGAGGCCTTGCGGCAGCTCCCCCAGCTGACGGCTTCAGGTACGCCCGCGACCCCGAACCCCACAATCGGCGGCGGGCCGAGCACGCAGAGCACCGCCAACCTGCGCAACCTTGGCGCCAACCGCACGCTGACGCTTCTGAACGGGCGGCGACCGGCCATTTTCGGCGGTTCGGGTCTGGTCGACACGGGCGTGTTTCCGCAGGCGCTGATCTCGCGCGTGGATATCGTCACGGGCGGTGCCTCGTCGGCCTATGGCTCGGACGCCATCTCGGGCGTTGTAAACTACGTTGTCGACACCGATTACCAGGGCCTGACCGCCGAAGCCCGCCAAGGCATCTCGACCTACGGCGATGCCGGATCGTACGCCGTGGAAGTGGCGGGGGGCACCAGCTTCGGGGGCGGCCGGGGCCACGTGGTCGCAAGCTTCAACATGAACGGGCAGCAACTGCTTGAGGCAGACCAGCGCGACTACAACCTCATCAGTGCCGCAACGATCCCCAACCCCTTGGCCGGGCAGCCCGGGCAGCCCCAGCTTATCTACCGTGAAAACGCGACCATCGCGACAGGCACGTTCGGTGGCCGGATCATCACGCCCGGCCTCAACACGATCCGGTTCGATGCTGCGGGCAATCCGGTTCCCTACACCCCCGGGACCGAGAGCACCGGCGCGCTGCAAGTCGGTGGCGACGGGGCAAGCTATCCCTCGACCCTGGTTGCGCGCACGCGCAACTGGAGCGCCTATGGCCATGCCAAGTACGCCCTGACCGACGACATCGAGGTCTTCGCCGAAGGCAGCTTCGGCCACGCCCGTTCGACATCGCCCAATCTCTACTTCTTCAACCTGGGCGCCAACGGGGCCTATACCGTACGCCGCGACAACGCCTATCTGCCCGAATCGATCGGGGCCCTGATGGACGAGCAGGGGCTGAGCGCGATCCAACTGGGCAAGATCGACCGCAATTACGGCCGCAACGTCACCTTCTTCGACAGCGACACCTGGAATGCGACGATCGGAGCCAACGCCAACCTGTGGGGCAACTGGAAGCTCGACATCTATGGCTCGCACAGTGTGTCAAAAACCCGGTACGGTGCGCAGAACAATCGCATCCAGGCCCGCTCGCGGCTCGCAACCGATGCCGTGTTTGCCCCCGATGGGGGGATCGTGTGCCGCTCGTCTCTCACCGATCCGGGCAATGGCTGTGTACCAACCAATCCGTTTGGCGAAACCCCTCTCACGCAAGCCCAGCGTGACTACCTGACCGCCACCTCGATCGCGCGCTCCACCACCAAGCAGGACGTGGCAGCATTGTCACTGCACGGCGATGTCGTGGAGGCCTGGGCAGGAGCCATCACGGGCGCCGTAGGCGTGGAATACCGCAAGGTCTCGCTCGATCAGGTGGCCGACCCGATCGGGCAGGCAAATGGCTTTACCGCCGGCAACCTCAAGACCAGTTCCGGCAGTTACAACGTGAAGGAGGCATTCGCGGAACTGCAGGTTCCGCTGCTGCGGGACGTGACGCTGGCGCAGGACCTCAGTCTCAACGCCGCGATCCGGCGGACGGACTACAGCACCAGCGGCGCCGTCACCACGTGGAAGGTCGGCCTCACCGATGAAGTGTTCCATGGCTTCCGCCTGCGCGCCAGCCTGTCGCAGGACATTCGCGCACCCAACATCAACGAGCTGTTCGGCGGCGTCGTGCGCGGCGTCACGACCGTTCGCGACCCCAATTTCAACGGAGAGACCTTCCTTAATATCTTCAGCTATTCGGGCAGCAACGCCGATCTGGGGCCGGAGAAGGCGCGCACACTGACGGCGGGTGCGGTGTACCGGCCCGACTGGCTTCCCGGCTTCGGCCTGTCGGTCGACTACTATCGCATCAAGCTTTCCGACGCGATCACCCAGGTCGCTTTCCAGACGGTGGTCGACCAGTGCGGTGTCGGCAACGCGCTGTTCTGTTCGTTGATCTCGCGCGGCTCGGATGGGCGGATCGTCGAGATCAATGCGCCGCTGCAGAACGTGCAGTCCGCGCGCGTTTCGGGCGTCGACTTCGAGGCCAACTACCAGACCGAAGTGGGCAACGGGGACCTGAACCTGCGGGCACTGGGCACCTATCTCGATCAATACCGCTTCTCGAACCCCGGGGCCGCCACGGTCGAGCAGGCGGGTACTCCAACCCTGCCGCGTTGGCGTGCGAACTTCCTTGCCAGCTATACGAACGGTGGCTTCACGATGACCGTGCAGGAACGCTATGTCGGCAAGACGACACGAGTGGTCCTTCCCACGACGGTCGATGACAACACGGTGAAAAGCGTGTTCTACACCAATCTGACCCTGCGGTATCGCTTCGAGGACGAGCGGATGGGCAGTCCCGAACTGTTCATGAACGTCAACAATCTGTTCAACCAGGCGCCGCGGGTAGGCCAGACCAACTCGCTGAACCTGGGCTTTGCGCGGATGTACGACGGGGCGCTCTACGACATCGTCGGCCGCTTCTTCACCGTGGGCGCACGGGTGCGTTTCTAGGCTCAGGACCCGTCCGAGACGTCTGGGCGCGGATGTCCGCTCGCCAGGATCGGACGGGCCCGTATCGCCCCATGCTCAAACCTGCTTGCGTGGGAGGGTGCATGGGGCGATTGAGCGCGGTGTACGTGGGGCCTTAGCGGGGCGAGGCGGGCAGTTCCTTGAACGGAAAGGAACCTGCCATGACTGTCTCGATCAGCCCGCTGCGCCAGCCGATGCAGCACAAGAGCGGGCAGGGAACGCCGGGGACTGGATCAGAGCTTTTGCTGGAGCGGACAATGGAAGGCAAAAGGAACTGGATCGATGGATCGATATCCCGACATCAAGTGCGCGCAAGGCCTCTGCCAAGTATCTCGCGCATGATCTCGCTGCTTCCCCCATAGATCCGACGCACGCGCGCGTCTCGCCAGATTCGGGCGATGGGAAATTCGTTCATGTAGCCAGCGCCGCCGTGCGCCTGGAGAGCGTTGTCACAGGCCTGCCACTGCATCTCGCTGTGCCACAACTTGGCCGCGGCGGCCTCTTCCGCGGTCAGACGGCCGGCCAGATGGCGCTGGACCAGCCAGTCCAGGTGGGCCCAGCCCACCTGCAGTTGGGCTGCGATGTCGGCGAGCGTGAAGCGGGTGTTCTGGAAATCGAGAACGGGCTGCCCGAAGGCGGTGCGCTCACGGGTAAAGGCCAGCGCCTCGTCGAAGGCGCGCTGCGCGGCGGCCTGTGCGGAAACGGCGATGCTCAGCCGCTCTTGCGGCAATTCGCCGAAGAGATGGGCCATCGCACGGTTTTCCTCCCCCACGAGATTTCCGACCGGCACGCGCACGTTTTCGAAGGCAAGTTCGGACGTATCGGCCATCCAGTGTCCAATCTTGTCGAGGTTGCGACCGCGCGTGAAGCCGGGACGGTCCGCTTCCACCAGGATCAGCGAAAAACCCTGGCCGCCGGCTTCGGGATCGGTCCGGCACACCACGAAGATGATGTCGGCGTTCTGACCGTTGGTGATGTAGGTCTTGGCGCCGTTGATCACGTAGTCCGATCCTTCGCGTCGCGCCCGTGTGCGCAAACCCTTGAGGTCCGATCCGGCCTGGGGTTCGGTCATGGCGATCGCCGCGATCACATCTCCTGTGACCATGCCCGGCAGCCAGCGTTCCTTGAGTTCAGGCCCGGCGTGGTGGAGCAGGTAGGGCATGGTGATGTCAGATTGCAGCGTGATGCCATCGGCCATCATCGCATAGGACACCTCCTCGTTGACCACCGTGTTGAAGCGGAAATCGAGGTTGAGGCCCCCGTATTCGGCAGGGACCCCAGGGCATAGTATTCCGGCCTCGCCGGCCTTGCGCCAGAAATCGCGCGCGATGCGTCCGCACGCCTCGAACTCGGGAATGCGAGGGGTGAATTCTCGGGCGAGGAAGCGCCGAATGCTCGCGCGGAAGGCGTGAAGGTCTTCGTCGAAGAGTAGGCTCTCGGAGCGGTCGAGCATCGGGGGGCTCCCTGGAAGGACAGGCGTCAGTTGCGGGGCAGGGTGCCTTCCAGCTTGGCAATGATGGTCAGCATGATCTCGTCCGCGCCCCCGCCAATCGAACTCAGGCGCCCGTCGCGGTAGAACTGGGAGACGTAGTTGTCGGCGGTGTAGCCCATGCCGCCCCAGTACTGGAGGCAGGAATCGCTGACTTCGCGCATCAGGCGCCCGGACTTGAGTTTGGCCATCGAGGCGAGCCGCGTCACCTCGTGACCCGCGACGTACTCGTCCACGCCGCGATAGGTCAGCGCGCGTAGCGCCTCGACCTCGCTGCGCAGTTCGGCGAGGCGGAAATGGATCGCCTGATTGTCGAGCAGGGCCTTGCCGAAAACCTTGCGCTGGCGGGCGTATTCGATCGTCTCATCGATCATCCGGTCGAGCGTGCGCAGGTTTCGCGCCGCACCCCAGAGGCGTTCCTCCTGGAATTGCTGCATCTGGTAGACGAACCCCTTGCCCTCCTCGCCGATGAGGTTGCGGCGCGGCACGCGCACATCGTCGAAGAAGAGTTGGGCCGTATCCGAAGACAGCATGCCCATCTTGTCGATCTTGGCCCGGGTAATGCCGGGCAGGTCGAGCGGAACGATGATCAGGCTCTTGTTGCGGTGGACCGGTCCATCGCCGGTGTTGACGAGAAGACAGCACCAGTCGGCCTGGAGGCCATTGGTGATCCACATCTTGGTGCCATTGATGACGTAGTCGTCGCCGTCAATTCGGGCGCTGGTGCGCAGCGAGGCGACGTCCGATCCCGCGCCAGGCTCGCTTACCCCAATGCAGCCCACCAGTGTTCCGGCGATGGTCGGGGCAAGGTATTCGGCCTTGAGTTCGCTCGAGCCGAAGCGGGCCAGGGCGGGCGTACACATGTCGGTCTGCACCCCGATGCCCAGCGGCACACCGCCGCAATTGGCCTCGCCCAGCGCCTCGGCCATGACCAGCGAATAGGTGAAGTCGAGACCAAGCCCGCCGTAGTCCTCCTCGTACTTGATGCCAAGCAGGCCCAGTTCGCCCAGCTTGGGGAACAATTCGTGCGCGGGGAACATGCCGGCGCGCTCCCATTCGGGCACATGGGGGTTGATCTCTTCGCGGACGAAACGCTGCACGGTCTCGGCCATCAGGCGGTGTTCATCGGTGAGGATCATGGCATCTGCTCCGGTTCGAGGCCGAGTTCGTGCGCGACGCTGGCCGAATGTTCGCCGATCCGCGGTGCATGGCAAACCTCCTCGGGGCATCCGGCGGAGAAGCGGACCGGTCCGCGCACTTCGCGGTAGGTGCCCTCGCTGGGGTGTTCGCGCTCGCGGAAGAGGCCCGAAGCGGCCAGCTGGGGGTCTTCGAGCAGGTCGTGCAGCGAGTTGATCCGGCTGGCCGGGATGCTGTTTTCCGCGAACAGCGCGAGCCATTCCGCGGTGGTCCGCTCGGGCAGGCGCGAGGCCAGCGCGGTGTAGAGTCGGTCGGCGTTTTCACGTCGCGACATGAGGTCGGTAAGTCCCGGTTCCTCGAGAATCTCGGACATCTCGAGAAGTTCGAAGACGCGGATCCAACGGTTGTCCTGGTAGGGGGCGACGACGATGTAGCCATCCTTCGTGGGCAAGGGCTGTCGGGTCGGATCGAGCTGGCGGGTGTAGCCGATCGGGCCGATCGGCGGCACAAAGGTCTCCTCGTAGAGGTGATCCAGCAGGTTGAAGCTGACCAGCGATTCCAGCATCGGAACCTCGACCATCTGGCCCTCACCGGTGCGCAGCCGGTGGATGATCGCGGCGAGGACGGCATAAGCGCCATGCAGGCCCGATACCTTGTCGGCCATGGCCATCGGTACGAAGCGAGGCGCGGGATTGGCGTCCACCATCGGCAGCAGCGAGGCGATGCCCGAGGCCGCCTGGATGATGTCGTCATAGGCCGGCTGACCGGAACTCGGGCCACGCGTATCGAAGCCGGTGCATTGCACGTAGACGATGTCCGGACGCAGCGCGCGCACGGTTTCGTAATCGAGCTGCGCGCGTTCGGTGGCGTCGGGACGAATGTTGTGGATCAGCACGTCGCTCGTCGATATCAGGCGTTCGAGTGCATGGCGTCCCTTCGGCGTCTTGATGTCCCAGTCGACTGACCGCTTGCCCCGGTTCATGCGCAAGTGCAATCCGCCCATGAGTTTGGTGTGCGACGACTTGCCGATGTTGCGCGAGGCATCGCCGCCGCGTGGTTCGACCTTGATTACGTCGGCGCCGAGGTCAGCCAGGATCTGCGTGCAATAAGGGCCGAAGATCACGGTCGTCATGTCCGTGATCCGGATCCCCTCGAGAATCGCTTTTTGCTTCATGTCCGAGCCGGTCCTTTCGATCCGCTTCTCTGCTGTAATGTCTTTGGGCATGGGCCCGGGTGCTTCGGCCAGCGGCGATGGAACGAGGCGGTCGGGAAGGGCCGGCGAAGGTGCTTCGCGGCGCGGTCTTTCCTCATCCCCATCGGTGCGTGCTGGTGGGTCGCACAGTCTTGAGTGTCCTGATCGCCGCTCTTCACACCGCCTGCCCCCTCCTTTCGGAGGGGTGGTTGCTTGCAATTCATGATTACCTGGTTTCAGATGCATCGCCAGAGAACAAGAACGGGAGAGTCAGATGCGGATCGAGGCGGAACTGCGCCCTGCGTCCAGCCAGAGCGCCTTGGACAAGTTGATGGCGGCGCGCGCGCGCCTGGTCGTCGTTGCGGCCCCGGCGGGCTATGGCAAATCGGCGTTGCTTCAATCGTTCGCCGATAGCCTGGGCATGCGGATCGAGGGGCCCGTCAGCCAGGGGCCCGGGGTCCGCATCGTGGACGATGGTGCCTATCTTGACGCCGCACGCGTCCACACGTTGATTGGCGAGGGCGAGACTGGCGAACGTGTCGTGCTTGCGAGCCGCAACCTGCCTCCGATCGACTGGCTCTCGTTGCAGATGAGCGGCAAGGCACAGGTTGTCGGGGTGGAGGATATGCGCCTCGGACTTGGCGAAACGTCCGCTTTGCTGGAGGGGCGTGTTTCGGGAAGCGACGATCTCGCCCGCCGTCTGCACCAGGACACCGCTGGTTGGCCCGCAGCGGCGCTTGCCGGTGTCGAGATCCTGCGATCGCGCGATCGCGGGGCCGATCCTGCCGCTCCCTTGCTGCAGGGTGCGGCGGCGCGCGGTTTCTTCCGCACCTTCGTCGACGATGTCCTTCCGGCTGACCTCGTGGCGTTCCTGTCGCGGTGCGCGGTCTTCGATCTGCTTTCCAAGGATCTTGTCGAAGTGGCCTTCGGCCCACGGGGAGCCGCCGATTTTCTGCGCTGTCGCGACGAGTTCATGCTCTTTGTGCCAAGTGAACGGGATGGGTTCCTGAAGCTGCCTCCGGCGTTGCGGCGCCACTTCAACCGCGTCCACCCGGTCGCGCCTGAGGACGACGCGCAGGCGCTTCTGGCCACGATCAGCTGGCACGAGGCGCAGGGCCTGGAAGATGTCGCGATCGACTATCTCCTTCGGATGGATCTCGCCGAGGAGGCCGCACGGCTTCTGGCTCTCCACGCCCCACGCATCCGGCGCCAGCAGGGGGATAGTCCCAAGATGCTGGGCTGGCTGGAAAGCGTGGAGCATAAGGGCGGGTACCTCGGGCACGAGCTGCAACTGTGGTACGTGCGCGCGCTGGCCTTCTCGATGCGGCTCGACGAGGCCGAGGCACGGCTCGAACGGATCGTGCCGCAACTGGCCGAAGGCGACGATGCCGCGATGGCCTTCGCCGAACGCCTGCGCATCACCGTGGCGGCGCGACGCGGGGACGCGGAGCAGACCCGCCAACTCTCCCAGGACTGGCTCGACCGCTGGGCCAACGACGATGCGCTGCAGGCCGCGGGCGTCGCGATCATGTACGCCCTTGCCCACGGCTATGCCTTCGACGAACGCGCCTGTCGCCGCATGTTGCTCATGGCGCGTCACTATTCGACCCAGTCCGCCAACGAGGCGGGCAACGTCTGGGCCATGGGGATCGAGGCGCTGACCGAGCTGGATGGCGGGCGGGCGCAACTGGCGCTCGACATTATCGAGCGGGCCGAGAGCCATGCCCAGAGCGCGTGCGGACGCAATTCGACCGTGGCCAAGATGCTCGGGCTGATTTCCGCGACGGTCCAGCTCGAACTCGACAATTTCGAGGCGGTGAAGGACGGGCTTGACCACGGCTATGCGACCAGCAGCTATGGTCTGCCGCGCCTGCACATCGCTGCGCAGGAGGCGATGACGGCATCTGTCGAGCACAGCCAGGGCATCAACGCCGCGCTCCTTTCGGTGCACCAGGACGGCATCCATGGCTGGTTCTATTCGCATATGGGCCAGCTGCTCGGGGTGCGGATGTTGATCCGTGCAGGCCGCGTGGAAGAAGCCAGCACGCGTTTCGATGCGGTCCGCGATGCGATGGCAAACCGGATGGATGCGCGCATGGAACTCGATTTCCAGGCCGTCGAAGCCTGGCTCCGTTTCGCGCACGGGGATGCGGCCGGGGCCCGCGAATTGCTTCTGCCCCTGATCGATTTCGCCGAACTCCATGGGCAACGCCGCTGGATGACTTCGCTGATGTTGCTGCGCGCCGCCTGCGAATGGGCGCTGGGCGAACTGGGAACCGCGCGGCGCTGCTTCTCGCGTGCCATCGCGGTGGCGGCGTCCGGCCAATTGCTGCGCACCGTGCTCGATCTTGAATGGGCGCTGCGCGCGATGATCGCGCACATGGTCTTCGACGATCAGATCAGCACCCAGTCGCGTCATTTCATGGCCAACATAATGGCGCGCATGGGCATGACCCCGCCCGAAGATGCCGAAGCGGCCCCGCTCGAAAAGCTGACTGCGCGCGAAGCCGAAGTGCTGATGGCGCTCGACAGCGGGATGATCGCCCGTGACATCGCCGATCGGCTCGACGTCTCGCTGTGCACACTCAAGTGGCACATCAAGAACGTCTACGGGAAGCTCGGCGTCCGAAACCGGACCGGGGCCATTACCGTGGCGCGCCGGTTCGGTCTCATCTGAACGGCCCGTCGGCCAACCGCCAATCCCCCGGAAGGAACTCCCGCATGTCCACCCTACCGCCATCCTCGTGCGAGGTCCTCGTCGCGCGCGAGGCGAATGTCATGGTCGTTACTCTCAACCGCCCACAGGCAATGAACGCGATCACGGCCGATGTCGCCTTACAGGTCGGGGAAGCACTTGAGGCAGCCGAAGCCGATCCCGAAGTGCGCTGTATCGTGCTGACCGGCTCGGGTGAGCGGGCCTTCTGCGCGGGCATGGACCTCAAAGCGGCGGCGCGCGGCGAGCGGCCCGTCCCGCCCGGCGAGCGGGAGGCCTGGGGGTTTGCCGGGATCGTTTCGCATCCGCTGTCCAAGCCGCTCATTGCCGCGGTCAATGGCTTCGCGGTGGGGGGAGGAACGGAGATCGTGCTGGCCTGCGACATCGCAGTGGCCGCCGAGACCGCGAATTTCGGTCTGCCCGAAGTGAAGCGCGGTATTCTGGCGGCCGCCGGCGGCGCCTTCCGTCTGCCGCGCGCGATCGGTTCGAAGGCGGCCATGGAGTTGCTGCTGACGGGGGACACCATTGACGCGTACCAGGCGCGCGACCTTGGCCTTGTCAACCGGGTCGTTGCGCGTGAGGAGGTAATGGGCGAAGCTCTTGCGATCGCTCGCCGCATTGCGGCGAACGCGCCGCTGGCGGTGCAGGCCACGAAGCGCATCGCCCGCGGCTACATGCCCGAGGGAGTGCCGGATGAGGCCGCGGACTGGGCCCTTTCCCACCGTGAGATGGCGGCGATCCGGACCAGCGAGGACGCGCGCGAGGGCGCCTTGGCTTTCGCCGAGAAGCGCGCGCCGGTCTGGAAGGGGCGCTAATATGGCGTCGACTACCGCTCGGCTCGATGATCGGACGCCCGTTCTCATCGGCGCGGGACAGAGCGTCGATCGCATCGAGGCACCTGATTACCATGCCTGGTCCGGCGTCGATCTCGCCGCCGAGGCCGCGCGACTAGCCTTTGCGGATGCCGGTCTCGACCCGGCGCTCGCGGCGCGCCTTGATGTGATCGCGACCACGCGCACCTTCGAGGATACGCTCGGCCTGCCGGCCCCCTTCGGCAAGTCGTCGAATTATCCGCGCTCGGTTGCCCAGCGCCTCGGAGCGAACCCGGCGCGGGCGGTTTGGGAAAAGGCGGGCGGCAACACGCCCCAGGACCTCGTCGGCGAATTCTGCGCGGAAATCGCGGGGGGGCGGGCCGATCTCGTTCTGCTCGCGGGGGGAGAGGCCATCTCGACCGCGCGACATGCCCGGAAGACCGGGGCGCAGCTCGACTTTACGGAGGCTCCGGAAGGGGAGGTGGAGGATCGCGGCGCGGGGCTTGAAGGCTGGCGCGATCCGCTGGCCGCGCGTCATGGTGTGGCGAGCCCGACGCTTGCCTACGCCCTTGCCGAGAACGCGCGGCGCGCGGCGCGCGGGGAGAGCCGGGGGGACTATGCCACAGCGATGGCCGGGCTCTTTGCCCCGTTCGTCCCGGTTGCGCGCGCGAATCCGTATTCCGCAGCGGTCGTCGGCCATGTCGATGCCGCCCGCCTTGGCGAAGCGCACGCGCACAACCGCTGGATCGCCGATCCCTACACGCTGCAACTCGTGGCTCGCGATCTCGTCAATCAGGGGGCGGCGCTGCTCTTGGCTTCGCGCGGCACCGCGCGTGCAATGGGCGTGCGCGAGGAGGCGATGGTCTATCTTCACGGCCATGCCCGCGGGGTGGAAAAATCCCTGTTGAGCCGTCCCGACATGGGCGCGGCCCCCTCGGCCGTTGCGGCCTGCCGCACTGCGCTCGCGCAGGCGGGAATTGCAGTCGGGGAGGTGGCGGGCTTCGATTTCTACAGCTGCTTCCCGATCGCCGTGTCCAACGCCGCTCTCGACGGGCTGGGCCTTGCCCCCGACGACCCTCGCGGGCTCACTTTGACCGGGGGGCTGCCGTTCTTCGGGGGGCCGGGCAACGGCTATTCGCTGCACGCGATTGCCGAAGCCGTGGCCTTCGCACGCCGCGCGCCCGGCTGTGCCGCGCTTGTCGGTGCGAACGGCGGTTACCTGTCCAAGTACAGCGCCGGGATCTACAGCACCGAACCGCGCGGGTGGCTGGCGCAGGATAGCAGGGCGCTCCAGGCGGACCTCGATGCGGTGCCTGGGCTCGTCCCCTTGGAAACCTACGCCGGTGACGCGCAGGTCGAAACCTATACGGTTCAGCACGATCGCGAAGGTCCTGCCTATGCCGTCGTCGTTGCGCGGACTGCGGAGGGCGCACGCCTTATCGCGCGTAGCCCCACCGACCGGCGCGACGCAGCGCACGTGGCCCACGAAAGCGATCCCCTCGGGCGCACGATCCGCGTCACCTGCGAGGATGAGATCAACACGTTCGCGTTTGTCTGAACCGCGCGCACGCCCGGCAGGGCTGTGACGCACAGAACGAAGGCCGGAGCTACTCAGCTGCGGCCTTCGTTCTGCCGTTCTGTGCCGGCTCGCGACGTGAAGCCGGAACAGGGGTGGTGGGTTATTCGGTTTCCTGGCGGGCCAGTGCGCGCTGGAAGGCGTCCCGTGCGGTCAACCGCTCAAGATAGTCAACCTGGGCAGGGCTAAGGACCTCGTCGAGATGTCGGCAATCGTGAAATCCGCACCGGCAGCATGGGCTCCGCGCTGCAACTGTCCATCGAGCCAGCGCAGGCGCGAGCGGAAGAACAGGCGGTAGTCTTCGGCGGCCTGTGGGAGGCGGCGCTCGGCCGGTTCGAAGCGCGAATAGCGAAGGTAGACGGCCTGGGGGAAGGTGAGCGTTGCCTCGCCGTGGTGGAGTGCGTTGAGATAGTCTCCATAGCGCGGGTCATGCGGCGCCACGGCCAGTCCCGCGTCGGGATGCCGCTCGGCCAGATATTGGCAGATCGCCGCGGATTCGGTCATCCGTGTCGCACCGTCCACCAGCAGTGGGATTGTGCCCAGCGGATTTTCCTCCTTGAAGGAAGGCGTCGTCGCGCGGGGCGGGAAGGGCATCGTGACCAGCTCGTATGCCACGCCCACTTCCTCCAGCGCCCAGAGGGCGCGGAAGGAGCGGGTGAAATTGGAATGGAAGAGTTTCATCGCGTCAACTTTCTTCGGCGCCATCGGCATCGGGCAGCAGCACGACCTTGATACATTCACCTCGGGCCTGTGCGGCGATCGCCTCATTGATCTGTGACAGGGGGAAAGTGCGGATCAGTCGATCAAAGGGAAAGCGTCCCGCCTCGCGCAGTGCGATCAGTTCTGGGATGAAGGTCTTCTGGTCACTGTCGCCTTCGACCACGCCGATCACGCGGTGCCCGCGCAGCATTGTGCGCGAGAGCGGCAGGGGGATGGTCGCAGCGGCATCGTGAGGAACCCCCAGAAGCGCCAGCGTGCCGTGCACGGCAAGCGAATCGAGCGCGCCTGTGGCCACGTCGGGACGGCCGGTGGTATCCACGATGTAGTCGGCGCCGCCCGGCAGGAGTGCGAGGATCTGCTCGGTGAGGGGCCCCGCAAGCGGGTCGATGGTCGCGCTGGCCCCCAGTTCCATTGCGAGCGCGCGGCGCTCTGCCATCGGTTCGACCAGGATGATCGTCGCGCAGCCCTGCACCGATCCCGCCATCAGCGCTGAGAGCCCGACCGAACCGCCGCCCACGACGACGAGGCTTGAACCCGCTGCGCACGCCAACGCGCGCATGACTGCGCCTGCACCGGTCTGGATTCCGCAGCCCAGCGGACCAAGGAGCGACAGGTCGAGTGATGTTTCGGGTACCTTTACAAGGTTACCCGCACGCGTGACCGCGTGGCGCGCGAACGAGGATTGGCCGAAGAAGTGCGAGGCGACCTTGGTATCCCCTCGCCGGTAGGCCGTGGTCCCGTCGCGCCGCGAGCCAATGAAGTTGAGCGGGGCAAAATCCGCGCAGTAACCGGGCAGGCCTTCGTCGCAGCGGGGGCAGGCCTCGCAGCTCGAGAAGCCCAGGATCACGGCGTCGCCGGGAGCGAAATCGGTGACCTCGCTGCCGATGGAAACGACGATTCCGGCACCTTCGTGGCCGAGCACGGCGGGCATGGGGTAAGGCCTGTGACCTTCGGCGAAGACGATGTCCGAGTGG is drawn from Novosphingobium decolorationis and contains these coding sequences:
- a CDS encoding TonB-dependent receptor domain-containing protein, translating into MKLIHALLASTVTIAPVNALAQAEATDLGSSTQEAAPAAEIVVTGSRAITNGEQAPTPVTVLSSQQLRNTAPNLAEALRQLPQLTASGTPATPNPTIGGGPSTQSTANLRNLGANRTLTLLNGRRPAIFGGSGLVDTGVFPQALISRVDIVTGGASSAYGSDAISGVVNYVVDTDYQGLTAEARQGISTYGDAGSYAVEVAGGTSFGGGRGHVVASFNMNGQQLLEADQRDYNLISAATIPNPLAGQPGQPQLIYRENATIATGTFGGRIITPGLNTIRFDAAGNPVPYTPGTESTGALQVGGDGASYPSTLVARTRNWSAYGHAKYALTDDIEVFAEGSFGHARSTSPNLYFFNLGANGAYTVRRDNAYLPESIGALMDEQGLSAIQLGKIDRNYGRNVTFFDSDTWNATIGANANLWGNWKLDIYGSHSVSKTRYGAQNNRIQARSRLATDAVFAPDGGIVCRSSLTDPGNGCVPTNPFGETPLTQAQRDYLTATSIARSTTKQDVAALSLHGDVVEAWAGAITGAVGVEYRKVSLDQVADPIGQANGFTAGNLKTSSGSYNVKEAFAELQVPLLRDVTLAQDLSLNAAIRRTDYSTSGAVTTWKVGLTDEVFHGFRLRASLSQDIRAPNINELFGGVVRGVTTVRDPNFNGETFLNIFSYSGSNADLGPEKARTLTAGAVYRPDWLPGFGLSVDYYRIKLSDAITQVAFQTVVDQCGVGNALFCSLISRGSDGRIVEINAPLQNVQSARVSGVDFEANYQTEVGNGDLNLRALGTYLDQYRFSNPGAATVEQAGTPTLPRWRANFLASYTNGGFTMTVQERYVGKTTRVVLPTTVDDNTVKSVFYTNLTLRYRFEDERMGSPELFMNVNNLFNQAPRVGQTNSLNLGFARMYDGALYDIVGRFFTVGARVRF
- a CDS encoding acyl-CoA dehydrogenase family protein, with the translated sequence MLDRSESLLFDEDLHAFRASIRRFLAREFTPRIPEFEACGRIARDFWRKAGEAGILCPGVPAEYGGLNLDFRFNTVVNEEVSYAMMADGITLQSDITMPYLLHHAGPELKERWLPGMVTGDVIAAIAMTEPQAGSDLKGLRTRARREGSDYVINGAKTYITNGQNADIIFVVCRTDPEAGGQGFSLILVEADRPGFTRGRNLDKIGHWMADTSELAFENVRVPVGNLVGEENRAMAHLFGELPQERLSIAVSAQAAAQRAFDEALAFTRERTAFGQPVLDFQNTRFTLADIAAQLQVGWAHLDWLVQRHLAGRLTAEEAAAAKLWHSEMQWQACDNALQAHGGAGYMNEFPIARIWRDARVRRIYGGSSEIMREILGRGLART
- a CDS encoding acyl-CoA dehydrogenase family protein, encoding MILTDEHRLMAETVQRFVREEINPHVPEWERAGMFPAHELFPKLGELGLLGIKYEEDYGGLGLDFTYSLVMAEALGEANCGGVPLGIGVQTDMCTPALARFGSSELKAEYLAPTIAGTLVGCIGVSEPGAGSDVASLRTSARIDGDDYVINGTKMWITNGLQADWCCLLVNTGDGPVHRNKSLIIVPLDLPGITRAKIDKMGMLSSDTAQLFFDDVRVPRRNLIGEEGKGFVYQMQQFQEERLWGAARNLRTLDRMIDETIEYARQRKVFGKALLDNQAIHFRLAELRSEVEALRALTYRGVDEYVAGHEVTRLASMAKLKSGRLMREVSDSCLQYWGGMGYTADNYVSQFYRDGRLSSIGGGADEIMLTIIAKLEGTLPRN
- a CDS encoding CaiB/BaiF CoA transferase family protein, giving the protein MKQKAILEGIRITDMTTVIFGPYCTQILADLGADVIKVEPRGGDASRNIGKSSHTKLMGGLHLRMNRGKRSVDWDIKTPKGRHALERLISTSDVLIHNIRPDATERAQLDYETVRALRPDIVYVQCTGFDTRGPSSGQPAYDDIIQAASGIASLLPMVDANPAPRFVPMAMADKVSGLHGAYAVLAAIIHRLRTGEGQMVEVPMLESLVSFNLLDHLYEETFVPPIGPIGYTRQLDPTRQPLPTKDGYIVVAPYQDNRWIRVFELLEMSEILEEPGLTDLMSRRENADRLYTALASRLPERTTAEWLALFAENSIPASRINSLHDLLEDPQLAASGLFREREHPSEGTYREVRGPVRFSAGCPEEVCHAPRIGEHSASVAHELGLEPEQMP